In a genomic window of Nesterenkonia halotolerans:
- a CDS encoding DUF4383 domain-containing protein: MTALVVAVGLLGLGVAGFVPGVADTDETLTWGEESSLVVLVGVFPESGWGNVVHVVMGLVGVALSLTRQAEAARRYVLVAGVLLLIWALMRFIFAAPVAVAPEGLTFGGWLHLGVGAGLTLTGFLLRIYRTRDAPQDDRPAEHHAP; this comes from the coding sequence GTGACGGCACTGGTCGTCGCCGTGGGGCTACTGGGACTGGGGGTCGCGGGATTCGTCCCTGGGGTGGCTGACACCGATGAGACCCTCACCTGGGGTGAGGAGAGCTCCCTGGTGGTCCTGGTCGGGGTGTTTCCGGAGTCCGGCTGGGGCAACGTGGTCCACGTCGTGATGGGCCTGGTGGGGGTGGCCCTGAGTCTGACCCGTCAGGCGGAAGCGGCCCGGCGTTACGTGCTCGTCGCCGGAGTGCTGCTTCTGATCTGGGCGCTGATGCGTTTCATCTTCGCAGCCCCAGTGGCCGTAGCACCTGAGGGGCTGACCTTCGGCGGGTGGCTGCATTTGGGGGTAGGAGCCGGCCTGACCCTCACCGGGTTCCTGCTGCGCATCTACCGCACACGAGACGCACCTCAAGACGACCGGCCCGCCGAACACCACGCACCGTAG
- a CDS encoding DUF4383 domain-containing protein encodes MLPPRSPSSPRREPTRLSPWTARLYRADRSAEWISRRHDPDTAPVLKRPADGSPARREHQATGSTRRGTRKREKFARLTAMVVAAGLLALGIVGLVWGLGGAPEGSGINAAGALGSRSGVLPTGMWAHLAHMVLGAAGLVLVLFRGGEAARRYVLFSGVVLLVWALMRFIFEDPVTAALRGWTYPGWWHLGGAFIVTAIGFGLRSRRPRKSPKSLEEISGE; translated from the coding sequence ATGCTCCCACCACGATCGCCGAGCTCCCCGAGACGGGAACCGACCCGTCTCTCACCCTGGACCGCCCGTCTCTATCGAGCCGATCGGTCAGCCGAGTGGATCTCGAGGCGGCATGACCCAGACACCGCGCCCGTGCTGAAGAGACCAGCCGACGGTTCACCTGCCCGACGAGAGCACCAGGCAACGGGTTCGACTCGTCGTGGGACTCGGAAGCGTGAAAAGTTCGCCCGACTCACCGCGATGGTCGTCGCTGCGGGGTTGTTGGCTCTGGGGATCGTCGGACTCGTGTGGGGCCTCGGCGGTGCCCCTGAAGGGTCGGGGATCAACGCGGCAGGGGCTTTGGGGTCCCGTTCAGGGGTCTTGCCTACCGGGATGTGGGCTCACTTGGCGCACATGGTCCTGGGGGCAGCGGGGCTGGTGCTGGTCCTCTTCCGTGGCGGGGAAGCAGCACGGAGATACGTGCTCTTCTCCGGGGTGGTGCTGTTGGTGTGGGCCTTGATGCGGTTCATCTTCGAAGACCCGGTGACAGCAGCGCTGCGTGGATGGACGTACCCGGGCTGGTGGCACCTCGGGGGCGCGTTCATTGTGACTGCTATCGGGTTCGGGTTGCGCAGCAGGCGGCCCCGAAAGTCGCCTAAGTCGTTGGAGGAGATCTCCGGGGAATGA
- a CDS encoding SLC13 family permease: MVWALLGAAEMSADARLVAGVVVLMAVWWMTEAMPLSVTSLLPIVLLPVLTALEIGEVTAPYANPIVFLFLGGFLIAIAMQKWNLHRRIALLTLQRVGTHPRRIILGMMIATAFLSMWVSNTATTLMMLPIGLSVLTLVVENSRDTGTRAETQSMSEDIRSGKAISDVIENREVRIFGVALVLSIAWAATIGGLGTLLGSPPNAIVAGYISDELDQTVGFAQWMILGVPIVIVFIGLSWLLITRVMFRFQLDEIPGGKKLIDQEIAGLGKMSQGEKVVLGVFILAAFCWIVPGVLSGIDGVGEQLPWLELFDDTVIAIGAGVLLFLIPGDKRGNMTLQWKDAEEGLPWGVLLLFGGGLSLAAAVASTGLDAWFGEQVSGLGALPIVLLLAVVVAIVLLLTEVTSNTATAATFIPILGGVAVGIGVDPITLLIPAALAATCAFMLPVGTPPNAIVYATGYVKITEMVRGGIVLNVVGVILITIFTVLLGPLAFDMVF; encoded by the coding sequence TTGGTCTGGGCACTCCTGGGTGCCGCGGAGATGTCAGCGGATGCCCGCCTGGTCGCTGGAGTAGTGGTCCTTATGGCCGTGTGGTGGATGACCGAAGCCATGCCGCTCTCGGTGACGTCGCTGCTGCCGATCGTGCTGCTGCCGGTGCTGACCGCGCTCGAGATCGGTGAGGTGACTGCCCCCTACGCGAATCCGATCGTTTTCCTCTTCCTGGGCGGCTTCCTGATCGCTATCGCCATGCAGAAGTGGAACCTTCATCGACGCATTGCGCTGCTCACTCTGCAACGAGTGGGAACCCATCCACGCCGGATCATTCTCGGCATGATGATCGCCACCGCGTTCCTCTCCATGTGGGTCTCCAACACCGCGACCACTCTCATGATGCTGCCGATCGGGCTCAGCGTGCTGACCCTCGTGGTGGAGAACAGCCGCGACACGGGCACCCGCGCTGAGACTCAGTCAATGAGCGAGGACATCCGCTCGGGCAAGGCCATCAGCGACGTCATTGAGAATCGCGAGGTGCGGATCTTCGGCGTCGCACTGGTGCTGTCAATCGCTTGGGCGGCGACCATCGGCGGACTCGGCACCCTGCTGGGTTCCCCGCCCAATGCCATCGTGGCCGGCTACATCAGCGATGAACTTGATCAGACGGTCGGATTTGCCCAATGGATGATCCTCGGGGTCCCGATCGTGATCGTCTTCATCGGTCTCTCCTGGCTGCTGATCACTCGAGTTATGTTCCGCTTCCAGCTCGACGAGATCCCAGGTGGCAAGAAGCTCATCGACCAGGAGATCGCTGGTCTCGGGAAGATGAGTCAGGGCGAGAAGGTGGTCCTGGGTGTCTTCATCCTCGCCGCGTTCTGCTGGATCGTGCCCGGGGTGCTCTCCGGCATCGACGGCGTCGGTGAACAGCTGCCCTGGCTGGAGCTTTTCGATGACACCGTGATCGCCATCGGCGCCGGTGTGCTCCTCTTCCTCATCCCGGGTGATAAGCGGGGCAACATGACCCTGCAGTGGAAGGACGCAGAAGAGGGCCTCCCCTGGGGTGTGCTGCTGCTCTTCGGCGGCGGCCTCTCACTCGCTGCAGCCGTTGCCAGCACTGGTCTCGACGCTTGGTTCGGTGAACAGGTCAGCGGCCTTGGAGCCCTGCCCATCGTGTTGCTGCTGGCGGTGGTGGTGGCGATCGTGTTGCTGCTGACCGAGGTCACCAGCAACACTGCCACAGCCGCGACCTTCATCCCGATCCTCGGCGGCGTCGCAGTCGGCATCGGCGTGGACCCGATCACGCTGCTCATTCCGGCGGCACTCGCCGCGACCTGTGCGTTCATGCTTCCAGTCGGCACCCCGCCCAATGCCATCGTCTACGCCACTGGATACGTCAAGATCACCGAGATGGTCCGCGGTGGCATTGTGCTCAACGTGGTGGGCGTCATCCTGATCACGATATTCACAGTGCTTCTCGGCCCGCTGGCCTTCGACATGGTCTTCTGA
- a CDS encoding DUF805 domain-containing protein, with product MSTTPNEADSPKSRPVGPQASIGSFFKNYAQFKGYSTRGEFWWPWLILFLTHLALGVVTAVIVGTAFPDDVVTESSNPAGSAQFSYQIWFEGTAGTIVTIAAILHFLIWAATISPLLAVTWRRFHDTGLPGPIFFLWFIPVIGWIIVLILLARGSKPEKRRPEWDAPAAI from the coding sequence ATGAGCACCACGCCTAACGAAGCCGACTCCCCGAAATCGAGACCAGTGGGACCACAAGCTTCGATCGGCTCGTTCTTCAAGAATTATGCACAGTTCAAGGGGTACTCCACCCGGGGCGAGTTCTGGTGGCCTTGGCTCATACTCTTCCTCACCCACCTCGCGTTAGGAGTCGTCACCGCTGTCATTGTGGGAACAGCGTTCCCAGACGACGTGGTGACTGAATCCTCTAATCCAGCCGGGAGCGCACAGTTCTCCTACCAGATCTGGTTCGAAGGCACCGCAGGAACCATCGTCACCATCGCTGCAATCCTGCACTTCCTCATCTGGGCCGCCACCATCTCGCCCTTACTCGCGGTGACCTGGCGCAGGTTCCACGACACCGGACTCCCCGGACCGATCTTCTTCCTCTGGTTCATCCCAGTCATCGGCTGGATCATCGTCTTGATCCTGCTCGCCCGAGGATCGAAGCCAGAAAAGCGTCGCCCCGAGTGGGACGCACCAGCGGCCATCTAA
- a CDS encoding CBS domain-containing protein, whose product MHTIDELMDSTPMRLRMDSPLTEAAHELARTSTEALPLCDPHGYFLGVLTHAGLKHALGSMGDLAYSLRAQHLMTTTTPVVSTDHTVDEALSLMATHQIEYLPVVEEGVLQGMLTSRAIAAADAPTTIAELPETGTDPSLTLDRPSLSSRSVSRVDLEAA is encoded by the coding sequence ATGCACACGATTGACGAGCTCATGGACTCCACCCCGATGCGTCTGCGCATGGACTCCCCACTGACAGAGGCGGCCCACGAACTGGCTCGGACATCCACAGAGGCGTTGCCGCTGTGTGACCCCCACGGGTACTTCCTCGGAGTCCTCACCCACGCTGGGCTGAAGCATGCGCTCGGTTCCATGGGAGACCTCGCTTACTCGCTGAGGGCTCAGCATCTGATGACCACCACGACCCCGGTGGTCTCGACGGACCACACGGTCGACGAGGCCTTGAGCCTGATGGCCACCCACCAGATCGAATACCTGCCAGTGGTGGAGGAAGGCGTGCTGCAGGGGATGCTGACCAGCCGCGCGATCGCCGCGGCTGATGCTCCCACCACGATCGCCGAGCTCCCCGAGACGGGAACCGACCCGTCTCTCACCCTGGACCGCCCGTCTCTATCGAGCCGATCGGTCAGCCGAGTGGATCTCGAGGCGGCATGA
- a CDS encoding RHS repeat-associated core domain-containing protein codes for MGFSLSAAVLATFGGLTPAFATQEASPEQEAQDQQVREEVDRTAQEYEDLEIWEAPEEVNRDFEQQEPEGEWGEQESEEDIEQFQRREAQAEDDAVAADVEVSEMLGVLPYYSMHTVELFSNTTAGVNLATGNLVIGATQTELSSAGVPAMYTDHYNSRDTTSGSLGGTWRSGIGQDTGVRFTDGDLRFRDGSGFNQYFTPDDDGNRVAPDGLNVTLERTDDNGFLIDYNRTGQQMHFNSGGYLLESTDRNGVGMSYSYENRRVTEVEDPAGRVTTVEYDDDADTITYILPDEQRRIVYTQNDDDMLESAAYIRGSGSDAETLQKINYTYNSDDLLTELRAEFNHTGSEIGLEVAYDSDDRVSEMTYQRYYVLDAEGTLGAEERTESFSYGDGEAVVTDRAGNESTIELDDQGRQISATDQLGRERSQEWNANSDATSSTSGATGGGPAGDLTEYEYDEAGNRTGISLPTGAAASASYQVGDACDNGGSGTPYQVKCSEDAEGNEATYDYDSAGNLVGVTNESGGVEGFSYTREDADRSVCNGFAGFTCTATNANGETTSFTYSDDGDLIEIDQPSLGVTTISYDSISRPTSVVGPDGTESTYQYYVGQNFGPVTLSDGDETVVLDTVHDRLEQAAPFVWEDSGWGDFYLTKRTGGAEIYGDPLTEAFTEKTGAEDENNFTRNHGVDDRGLPVRSTTSFADTSAISGVERSSFDAAAQMQYLTLPGAASDESCSADSPASAGGDCVAFSYDSKGNPTEKVFPGGAIQEIEYDASSRPTRITVTDASDEVVFDVGYTYADADGTDRGLIQSKTSYVEEGVPTEAVTTYTYDAQNRLTAAEEVDADGESNASWEYAYDGAGNRTEASSTGDTGRDSEDISYTYDADNQLATIDGDDVSHDEAGNVTSNPNTGLEATYGARQDAQSFTLDGETTEVEIFGESNNNRKVYGDQMEYRSDLGLHRTADADDPEAGVTYSRDPRGGGLIAATETDADTGVKEGERTFYVTDHLGSVVVLLDEDGEKTGGYSYDPYGQERVTTEGAAEENIFRYAGAQYDLETELYKMGHRYYDPTTGRFTQPDPSGAESSQYLYAAGNPINYADPLGLEAYMEAGIEACFGVCLSLAYQESSSGDSSLYVGGSVGPETGVTGRAGAGNGYSEGGTVSAGCAAVAGVGPYAQGTYSADTGAGGSFGGQAGGSVGCSAGGGYAFSLN; via the coding sequence GTGGGGTTTTCTCTTTCCGCTGCTGTGCTGGCCACCTTCGGCGGACTCACCCCCGCGTTCGCCACGCAGGAGGCTTCCCCTGAACAGGAAGCACAAGACCAGCAGGTGCGCGAAGAGGTCGACCGCACTGCCCAGGAATATGAGGATCTTGAGATCTGGGAGGCCCCAGAGGAGGTCAATCGAGACTTTGAGCAGCAAGAGCCCGAGGGCGAGTGGGGTGAGCAGGAATCAGAGGAAGATATCGAACAGTTCCAGCGCCGTGAGGCTCAGGCCGAGGATGATGCGGTGGCGGCTGATGTGGAGGTCTCCGAGATGCTCGGAGTGCTGCCGTATTACTCGATGCACACCGTGGAGTTGTTCTCCAACACCACCGCCGGGGTGAACCTGGCCACCGGCAACCTGGTCATCGGAGCCACCCAGACGGAACTGTCTTCTGCTGGGGTACCGGCGATGTATACCGATCACTACAACTCCCGAGACACCACCTCAGGCTCCCTCGGCGGTACTTGGCGTTCAGGAATCGGCCAAGATACTGGGGTGCGGTTCACCGATGGGGACCTGAGGTTCCGGGACGGGTCCGGGTTCAACCAGTACTTCACCCCCGATGACGACGGGAACCGGGTGGCCCCGGATGGGCTCAATGTCACCCTCGAACGTACCGATGACAACGGGTTCCTCATTGACTACAACCGGACCGGTCAGCAGATGCATTTCAACTCCGGCGGGTATCTGTTGGAGTCCACTGACCGTAACGGGGTCGGGATGAGCTACTCCTACGAGAACCGTCGGGTCACCGAAGTCGAAGACCCCGCCGGGCGCGTCACCACGGTCGAATACGACGATGACGCCGACACCATCACCTATATCCTCCCTGACGAGCAGCGCCGGATCGTCTACACCCAGAATGACGACGACATGCTCGAATCAGCCGCCTATATCCGGGGCAGCGGGTCTGATGCTGAGACGCTGCAGAAGATCAACTACACCTACAACAGTGATGACCTGCTCACTGAGCTGCGCGCGGAGTTCAACCACACCGGCTCCGAGATCGGACTCGAGGTCGCCTACGACTCCGATGACCGGGTCTCGGAGATGACCTACCAGCGGTACTACGTCCTCGATGCCGAGGGCACTTTGGGTGCGGAAGAACGCACCGAGTCCTTCTCCTACGGCGACGGTGAAGCCGTGGTGACTGACCGGGCGGGCAATGAGTCCACCATTGAGCTCGATGACCAGGGCCGACAGATTTCGGCGACGGATCAGTTGGGGCGTGAGCGATCCCAGGAGTGGAACGCCAACAGCGACGCCACCTCCTCGACCAGTGGCGCCACCGGCGGCGGACCAGCCGGAGACCTCACCGAATACGAATACGACGAGGCCGGAAACCGCACCGGCATCTCTCTGCCCACTGGTGCTGCTGCCTCAGCCAGCTATCAGGTCGGTGATGCCTGCGATAACGGGGGCTCTGGCACCCCGTATCAGGTGAAATGCTCCGAAGACGCCGAAGGCAACGAAGCCACCTACGACTACGACTCCGCCGGGAACCTGGTGGGAGTCACCAACGAATCCGGCGGAGTTGAAGGGTTCTCCTATACCCGTGAGGACGCAGACCGCAGTGTGTGTAACGGGTTTGCCGGGTTCACCTGCACGGCGACCAACGCCAACGGTGAGACCACCAGCTTCACCTACTCCGATGACGGGGATCTCATCGAGATCGATCAGCCCTCACTCGGTGTCACCACGATCAGCTATGACTCGATCAGCCGACCCACCAGTGTGGTCGGCCCCGATGGGACTGAGAGCACCTATCAGTACTACGTGGGGCAGAACTTCGGACCCGTGACCCTCTCCGATGGAGATGAGACGGTGGTACTCGATACGGTTCATGATCGTCTCGAGCAGGCCGCCCCGTTTGTCTGGGAAGACAGCGGCTGGGGAGACTTCTACCTCACCAAACGCACCGGTGGCGCCGAGATCTATGGCGACCCGCTCACTGAGGCCTTCACGGAGAAGACTGGGGCCGAGGATGAGAACAACTTCACCCGCAACCATGGGGTCGATGATCGGGGTCTGCCTGTGCGGTCCACTACCTCGTTTGCTGACACCAGCGCGATCAGCGGTGTGGAGCGGTCCTCGTTCGATGCGGCCGCGCAGATGCAGTATCTGACTTTGCCCGGTGCAGCCTCGGATGAGTCCTGCTCAGCCGATTCTCCGGCCTCTGCTGGTGGAGATTGTGTGGCGTTTAGCTATGACTCCAAGGGCAACCCCACCGAGAAGGTATTCCCTGGTGGAGCGATCCAGGAGATCGAGTACGACGCCTCCTCCCGGCCGACACGGATCACGGTCACCGATGCCTCTGATGAGGTGGTCTTCGATGTGGGGTACACCTATGCCGACGCTGATGGCACCGATCGGGGTCTGATTCAGTCCAAGACCTCCTACGTCGAAGAAGGCGTCCCCACGGAGGCTGTGACCACTTACACCTACGACGCGCAGAACCGGCTCACCGCCGCAGAAGAAGTCGACGCTGACGGTGAGTCCAATGCGTCGTGGGAGTACGCCTACGACGGGGCGGGCAACCGCACCGAAGCTTCCTCGACCGGGGACACCGGACGAGACAGCGAAGATATCAGCTACACCTATGATGCGGATAACCAGCTGGCCACCATTGATGGGGACGACGTCTCCCATGACGAGGCTGGCAATGTGACCTCCAACCCCAACACCGGGCTGGAAGCGACCTATGGGGCGCGCCAGGATGCCCAGTCCTTCACCCTCGATGGAGAGACCACGGAGGTGGAGATCTTCGGTGAATCGAACAACAACCGCAAGGTCTACGGGGACCAGATGGAGTACCGCTCCGACCTAGGACTGCACCGCACCGCGGACGCTGATGATCCAGAAGCTGGGGTGACGTACTCTCGGGACCCACGCGGTGGCGGGTTGATCGCTGCGACAGAAACGGACGCTGACACTGGTGTTAAGGAGGGTGAACGCACCTTCTACGTCACCGACCACCTCGGAAGCGTGGTCGTCCTCCTCGATGAAGACGGCGAGAAGACCGGCGGGTACTCCTACGACCCCTATGGTCAGGAACGAGTAACCACGGAGGGCGCGGCGGAGGAGAACATCTTCCGCTACGCCGGGGCTCAGTATGACCTCGAAACTGAGCTGTACAAGATGGGGCACCGCTACTACGACCCGACCACGGGCCGGTTCACCCAGCCTGACCCCTCGGGCGCAGAGAGCAGCCAGTATCTCTACGCAGCGGGAAACCCAATCAACTACGCGGACCCACTGGGACTCGAAGCCTATATGGAAGCCGGTATCGAGGCCTGTTTCGGGGTATGCCTGAGCCTTGCATACCAAGAAAGTTCCAGCGGTGACAGTAGTCTCTACGTCGGGGGAAGCGTTGGCCCCGAGACTGGCGTCACTGGTCGCGCCGGCGCAGGTAATGGGTACTCCGAGGGTGGCACGGTAAGCGCTGGATGCGCCGCTGTCGCAGGCGTCGGACCTTACGCCCAAGGGACTTACAGCGCTGATACCGGAGCCGGCGGTTCCTTTGGCGGTCAGGCGGGAGGAAGCGTTGGGTGTAGCGCTGGCGGCGGCTACGCCTTCTCGTTAAACTAA
- a CDS encoding LysR family transcriptional regulator, whose protein sequence is MEDGDAINLRQFRYFLAVVDQGGVHRAADSLAVAQPSVSQALRSLEQDLGTSLFNRTGRTLTLTAAGEAIIPALREVMHGVDLARSLVDAVEGLQGGRLVISSTPSQAASPLAPLVGRFLKKHPGVQIVVKSAASRGDVIASLREGGSELGLMARSTSDAPPMDLAIQPLEVQNYLCVAKDPQELPSGGELLPPEALFGARLIVGQPGTGVRRAADLVLAGAPGSRIAVEIESREALLPLVLAGAGIAVVADGFRAAAEASGLTVRALDLPESLAVDLTHRPGPVSPAAREFLSLARDWSSKPTPRNQG, encoded by the coding sequence ATCGAGGACGGAGACGCTATCAACCTGCGCCAGTTTCGGTACTTTCTCGCTGTGGTGGACCAAGGGGGAGTGCATCGGGCCGCAGACTCACTGGCAGTCGCCCAGCCATCAGTGTCGCAAGCTCTGCGCAGCCTCGAGCAGGACCTGGGAACCAGCCTGTTTAATCGGACGGGGCGGACCCTCACCCTTACTGCCGCCGGTGAAGCCATCATCCCCGCCCTGCGTGAGGTCATGCATGGTGTAGATCTGGCACGGTCGCTGGTTGACGCGGTCGAGGGGCTCCAGGGTGGCCGACTGGTGATCAGTTCGACGCCCTCCCAGGCGGCCAGTCCGCTGGCTCCGCTGGTAGGTCGTTTTCTGAAGAAGCATCCCGGGGTGCAGATCGTCGTCAAGTCTGCCGCCAGCCGGGGGGATGTCATCGCGTCTCTTCGGGAAGGTGGATCTGAGCTTGGACTGATGGCGCGGTCCACGAGCGATGCTCCACCGATGGACCTCGCGATCCAGCCCCTCGAGGTTCAGAACTACCTCTGCGTCGCCAAAGACCCGCAAGAACTTCCTTCAGGAGGGGAGCTCCTGCCCCCGGAAGCGCTCTTCGGGGCACGCCTGATAGTGGGCCAACCTGGAACCGGGGTCCGCCGCGCAGCCGATCTTGTCCTTGCCGGAGCGCCCGGCAGCAGAATCGCCGTCGAGATTGAAAGTCGAGAAGCCCTCCTCCCTCTTGTCCTCGCCGGGGCAGGGATTGCGGTAGTAGCTGATGGCTTCCGTGCGGCGGCCGAAGCCTCAGGGCTGACCGTCAGAGCGCTAGACCTGCCGGAATCTCTCGCCGTTGACCTCACGCACCGCCCTGGCCCGGTGAGCCCTGCAGCCAGAGAATTCCTCTCTCTTGCCCGTGACTGGTCCTCCAAGCCCACTCCGCGAAATCAAGGCTGA
- a CDS encoding CBS domain-containing protein, translating to MATVAHLMTPDVPHLSGHCTLEDATRTMDQARLDALPLCEADGTLLGVVARHNISRAFRSLGELSHSLRAQHLMDPEAPSINLHDAVEKAMAQMAIHQTRYLPVLDGSRVCGMLTSAQIGHERPAVNVEELVDHVKLPAEDAPSSRAQ from the coding sequence ATGGCCACTGTCGCTCACCTCATGACCCCCGACGTGCCACACCTCAGTGGACACTGCACCCTAGAAGACGCCACCCGCACCATGGACCAGGCCCGTCTGGACGCGTTGCCGTTGTGTGAGGCAGACGGCACGCTGCTCGGGGTGGTGGCCCGTCACAACATCTCTCGGGCCTTCCGTTCACTCGGAGAACTTTCACACTCCCTGAGAGCCCAGCACCTGATGGACCCGGAAGCACCCAGCATCAACCTTCACGACGCGGTGGAGAAGGCCATGGCCCAGATGGCCATCCATCAGACCCGGTACCTCCCGGTCCTGGACGGATCTCGGGTCTGCGGCATGCTCACCAGCGCCCAGATCGGCCACGAACGTCCGGCGGTGAATGTTGAAGAGCTCGTCGACCACGTCAAACTCCCCGCCGAGGATGCTCCGTCGTCTCGGGCCCAGTGA
- a CDS encoding CBS domain-containing protein — translation MSPPPQCVWMTQSLTEAVSILDARAPVAVVVDSRARPIGLLTKAAISREAARNPARWGRLRCLDLVDPWTLTLRPEDPLEEVWFHDRRRGPRPLPVFDDHHIVGLLYPESVLVSTPTSDRPSVQACEAVAHRAGSEGISPGLNPPGRLAS, via the coding sequence ATGTCTCCCCCTCCGCAGTGCGTCTGGATGACCCAATCCCTGACCGAGGCGGTGAGCATCCTGGATGCTCGCGCCCCGGTGGCGGTTGTCGTCGATTCACGGGCCCGCCCGATCGGTCTCCTCACGAAGGCGGCCATTTCCCGCGAGGCTGCAAGGAACCCGGCCCGGTGGGGCAGGCTTAGGTGCCTCGATCTGGTGGACCCCTGGACGCTGACTCTGCGGCCAGAGGACCCCCTCGAGGAAGTGTGGTTCCATGACCGGCGCCGCGGTCCCCGGCCGTTGCCGGTCTTCGACGACCACCACATCGTGGGTCTCCTCTACCCGGAAAGCGTGCTCGTCTCGACACCGACTTCGGACCGACCCAGTGTCCAGGCCTGTGAAGCCGTTGCTCATCGAGCAGGGTCTGAGGGGATTTCTCCGGGGTTGAATCCCCCAGGTAGGCTGGCGTCGTAG
- a CDS encoding MarR family winged helix-turn-helix transcriptional regulator, whose translation MDQRESSVTTPTRVVTPATTKRDAASLGSGVEPTAAQGEPGFAGGYWYARNDESFSSIDLLNLLRQYRDAEKQMRARTRESMRMGETDLVALRFLVRERSAGRTPRQRDLAEALELTPASTSVLIDRLSKDGYIRRIPHPEDRRSVALEILGETDREVKATLSGMHARMIAETEALSDQDRAGAARFLHGLIRAVGDKDS comes from the coding sequence ATGGACCAGAGAGAATCAAGCGTCACGACGCCGACACGAGTGGTAACACCGGCGACGACGAAGCGTGATGCCGCGAGCCTCGGTTCCGGGGTGGAGCCGACCGCCGCGCAGGGTGAGCCAGGATTCGCTGGCGGGTATTGGTATGCCCGTAATGACGAGTCCTTTTCCTCGATCGACCTGCTGAATCTGCTGCGTCAGTATCGCGACGCCGAGAAGCAGATGCGCGCCAGGACCCGGGAATCGATGCGGATGGGAGAGACCGACCTGGTCGCCCTGCGGTTCTTGGTCAGAGAACGCTCGGCCGGACGAACACCGCGTCAACGCGATCTCGCCGAGGCGTTGGAGCTAACGCCCGCCTCGACCAGCGTGTTGATCGACCGGCTCTCCAAGGACGGGTACATCCGAAGGATCCCCCACCCGGAGGACCGTCGGTCCGTCGCGTTGGAGATCCTCGGTGAGACCGACCGGGAGGTCAAGGCCACGCTGAGCGGTATGCATGCGCGAATGATCGCGGAGACCGAGGCACTGTCAGACCAGGACCGTGCCGGCGCGGCACGGTTCCTCCACGGCCTCATCCGAGCTGTCGGCGATAAGGACAGCTGA
- a CDS encoding flagellar FlbD family protein: MIVVTRLNGSRFAVNPDLLERIQEHPDTVLLMVNGARYVVREPMNDVIGLIVGFRARVVAAASTSASSASSHLPAEPPPRMV, translated from the coding sequence ATGATCGTCGTGACCCGGCTCAACGGATCCCGCTTCGCGGTGAACCCCGATCTGCTCGAGCGCATCCAGGAGCACCCGGACACGGTGCTGCTGATGGTCAACGGTGCCCGGTATGTGGTGCGTGAGCCGATGAATGACGTCATAGGTCTGATCGTCGGCTTCCGCGCTCGTGTGGTCGCGGCCGCGTCCACCAGCGCTTCGTCCGCATCATCCCACCTGCCCGCTGAGCCCCCACCCAGGATGGTCTGA